A window of the Oryza brachyantha chromosome 5, ObraRS2, whole genome shotgun sequence genome harbors these coding sequences:
- the LOC102703491 gene encoding solute carrier family 35 member F2-like, with protein sequence MVLGLMEANRKDVWGLLLVLLLGQLVAFSMAVSSFTSSFIATLGVDAPLTQSLFAYLLLTLVYVPILLQRRQKLRIPWYWYLALAFIDVQGNYLVVKAYQYSYITSVTLLDCWTVVWVIILTWYALGTRYSFWQFAGAGICVAGLALVLLSDSKSADEQDPSKIPLLGDALVIAGTVFFAFSNVGEEYCVKKKDRVEVVAMLGLFGLLVSIIQIFIFEKKNLDAIAWSPTMLALFGGFAVAIFMFYSITPFVLKMSGSTLFNLSLLTSDMWAVAIRVLFYHQQINWLYYIAFAVVAIGLIIYSLNDHSSDNGTTASTEAATQYQQLPGEDNSTGNGSSDSQERKQQEEVHIC encoded by the exons ATGGTGCTCGGGCTCATGGAGGCCAACAGGAAGGATGTATGGGGGCTACTGCTcgtgctcctcctcggccagctCGTCGCCTTCTCCATGGCTGTCTCCAGCTTCACCTCCTCCTTCATTGCCACACTTG GAGTTGATGCGCCACTGACGCAATCTTTGTTCGCCTACCTGTTGTTGACCTTGGTTTATGTGCCAATCCTCTTGCAGCGACGGCAGAAGCTGCGG ATACCTTGGTATTGGTACCTGGCCCTGGCCTTCATCGATGTTCAAGGAAATTATCTTG TTGTCAAGGCGTACCAGTACTCGTACATCACGAGCGTAACGCTGTTAGATTGCTGGACGGTGGTTTGGGTCATCATACTCACCTGGTATGCACTGGGCACAAGATACTCTTTCTGGCAATTTGCTGGTGCTGGGATCTGTGTGGCAGGGCTTGCTCTTGTGCTCCTTTCAGATTCCAAATCAGCAGATGAACAAG ATCCAAGTAAAATACCACTTCTAGGGGATGCCCTTGTCATTGCCGGGACAGTATTTTTTGCATTTAGCAATGTTGGCGAG GAATACTGTGTCAAGAAGAAAGATCGAGTTGAAGTTGTCGCAATGCTTGGACTCTTTGGGTTGCTTGTCAGTATAATTCAGAT atttatatttgaaaaaaagaacCTAGATGCAATTGCCTGGTCTCCAACAATG TTAGCTCTGTTCGGAGGATTTGCAGTGGCAATATTTATGTTCTACAGCATCACTCCTTTCGTTCTTAAG ATGAGTGGATCAACATTGTTTAACCTTTCGCTCCTAACATCCGACATGTGGGCAGTCGCCATTCGAGTTTTATTCTATCACCAACAG ATAAACTGGCTGTACTATATAGCCTTCGCGGTTGTGGCCATTGGATTGATCATCTATTCACTGAA TGATCACTCTTCGGACAATGGAACAACTGCAAGTACAGAAGCAGCAACCCAATATCAGCAGCTTCCAGGTGAGGATAATTCAACAGGAAATGGTTCCAGTGACAGCCAAGAAAGGAAGCAACAGGAGGAAGTTCATATCTGTTAG